From a single Bacillota bacterium genomic region:
- the arsC gene encoding arsenate reductase (thioredoxin), with amino-acid sequence MSDKTKIMFLCTGNSCRSQMAEGLARELGGDQVEVYSAGLEAHGLNPRAVKVLKEIGVDISDNTSDLIDPKLLAEMDYAITLCGDAEERCPLTPPTVTKLHWPFPDPAKAEGSEEEIMEQFRSVRDAIAARIREFFSELK; translated from the coding sequence ATGTCCGACAAGACGAAGATTATGTTTCTTTGCACGGGAAACTCATGCCGCAGTCAAATGGCAGAGGGGCTGGCTAGGGAACTGGGCGGCGACCAAGTTGAAGTATACAGCGCTGGTCTGGAAGCCCATGGACTTAATCCCCGGGCCGTCAAGGTTTTGAAAGAAATCGGTGTAGATATTTCGGATAACACATCCGACTTAATTGACCCTAAGTTGCTGGCCGAGATGGACTATGCCATCACTCTGTGTGGCGATGCGGAAGAACGCTGCCCGCTGACACCGCCCACGGTCACTAAGCTGCACTGGCCTTTCCCTGACCCGGCAAAGGCGGAAGGTAGCGAGGAAGAAATTATGGAGCAATTCCGCTCTGTACGCGATGCTATTGCCGCGCGGATACGGGAATTTTTTTCTGAGCTCAAGTAG
- the arsB gene encoding ACR3 family arsenite efflux transporter, with protein MKEQQTTGGIGFFERNLTIWVAACIVVGVAIGYYLPQVPETLDMFTYYEISLPIAILIWMMIYPMMLKIDFTSIVRALKMPKGLTVTCTVNWLIKPFTMAFFAWLFFYVLFRNLIDSATAEAYFSGAVILGAAPCTAMVFVWSHLTKGNPAYTLVQVSVNNLILLVAFAPIIVFLLGVSDLTVPYGTVFLSVFLFIVIPLVAGFISRNLIIKSKGEDYFENVFLKKFDGITMVGLLLTLVLIFTFQGDVIINNPLHILLIAIPLIIQTFFIFAIAYGWAKAWKLPHNIAAPASMIGASNFFELAVAVAISVFSIHSPAVTATVVGVLVEVPVMLALVKIANKTRHWFPVEKRANQIEI; from the coding sequence ATGAAAGAACAACAAACAACAGGAGGCATTGGCTTTTTTGAAAGGAATCTCACCATCTGGGTCGCAGCTTGCATAGTTGTCGGCGTTGCCATCGGCTACTATTTGCCGCAAGTTCCAGAAACCTTGGATATGTTTACGTACTATGAGATTTCGCTGCCGATTGCGATCCTAATCTGGATGATGATCTATCCGATGATGCTGAAGATTGATTTCACCAGCATTGTCAGGGCGCTCAAAATGCCAAAAGGTCTTACTGTCACATGTACAGTTAACTGGCTGATTAAGCCCTTTACCATGGCATTCTTTGCATGGCTGTTCTTCTATGTGCTTTTTAGGAACCTGATTGATTCGGCAACAGCAGAAGCTTATTTTTCCGGCGCTGTAATTTTAGGCGCGGCTCCCTGCACAGCGATGGTATTCGTCTGGAGTCATTTAACCAAGGGAAACCCCGCTTATACCTTGGTGCAGGTGTCGGTAAATAACCTTATTCTATTAGTTGCGTTTGCGCCGATCATTGTCTTCCTTTTGGGAGTCTCTGACCTGACAGTTCCATACGGCACAGTGTTCCTCTCGGTATTTTTATTTATCGTTATCCCTTTGGTGGCCGGGTTTATCTCCAGGAATCTGATTATAAAGTCCAAGGGCGAGGATTATTTTGAAAATGTTTTCCTGAAGAAGTTTGATGGCATTACCATGGTTGGATTACTCCTTACCTTGGTCTTAATCTTCACCTTCCAGGGCGATGTGATTATCAATAATCCGCTCCACATCTTGTTGATTGCGATTCCGCTCATCATTCAGACCTTTTTCATTTTTGCCATCGCTTATGGCTGGGCAAAGGCGTGGAAACTGCCCCATAATATTGCTGCACCTGCTTCGATGATTGGCGCCAGCAACTTCTTTGAGCTGGCGGTGGCAGTGGCGATTTCGGTCTTCTCAATCCATTCACCCGCGGTAACCGCCACGGTTGTCGGGGTGCTGGTGGAAGTGCCGGTAATGCTTGCCTTGGTCAAGATAGCTAATAAGACCAGGCATTGGTTCCCGGTTGAAAAACGCGCCAACCAGATTGAAATCTAA
- a CDS encoding TetM/TetW/TetO/TetS family tetracycline resistance ribosomal protection protein, with product MKIINIGVLAHVDAGKTTLTEQILYQAGIIKQAGTVDKGTTITDSLAIERRRGITVKAAAVSFTVGDLKVNLLDTPGHADFISEVEHSLSVLDGAILVISAVEGVQAQTRVLMQALKDNRIPTLLYMNKLDRVGADYQRTRAMIQELLTENICDMNEVFDVGSPSVTINHGDPKGLGWIETLALQNDALLLDYTKEISITGKRLHAELGRQAKSAITFPLFAGSAAKGKGVGQLLTCLEDYFPVHTSEESKVSELSGLVFKVIKNAADQRLVYVRLYSGQLRVRDEIPVCVDGNSETFKLKRLLALQAGTAVPVEKITAGDIAILPGAPLKVGDILGTSAEKMKLTRFPKPPIQVKVSTPNPEDDSTLHQALSDLTDEDPFLQYYRDGESREKTIRVFGKIQQEILAETIQQQYGLGVSFSPPKVICIERPVASGEAVALISDSDNPFRATIGLRVEPGPAESGLQYRLEAELGSLLLSFQKAIKDSVEQVLQEGLYGWAVTDIIVTLTDTGYDSVLSTAKDFRSLTPLVLMEALQKAGTCVYEPVNSVQLLVPEISLSKVVSRLAALEGTLLGTHYQNNAVHIDGTIPVRTSEALKAEFHSLTRGQGMISIKPGGYVVVQGDFPENQRRQINPLNRGEYMLQLNKVVQ from the coding sequence GTGAAAATAATAAACATTGGAGTGTTGGCTCATGTTGATGCTGGCAAGACCACATTAACGGAGCAAATTCTCTATCAGGCCGGCATTATCAAACAGGCCGGCACGGTTGATAAAGGCACGACCATAACCGATTCCCTGGCGATTGAGCGCCGGCGGGGAATTACCGTAAAAGCCGCGGCGGTGTCGTTTACGGTCGGAGACCTGAAAGTTAACTTGCTTGATACCCCGGGCCACGCCGATTTTATCTCCGAAGTCGAGCACTCCCTGAGCGTTCTCGATGGGGCGATCCTAGTAATCTCTGCGGTAGAAGGGGTGCAGGCCCAGACCCGGGTGCTGATGCAAGCGTTGAAAGACAATCGCATTCCAACGCTGTTGTATATGAACAAACTGGACCGGGTGGGCGCCGATTACCAGCGAACCCGGGCGATGATTCAAGAACTGCTTACTGAGAACATCTGCGACATGAATGAAGTGTTTGACGTGGGTTCTCCTTCTGTAACAATAAACCATGGAGACCCGAAAGGGTTGGGCTGGATTGAAACCCTGGCCCTGCAGAACGACGCCCTGCTCTTGGATTACACAAAGGAGATTTCCATCACTGGCAAGCGGTTGCATGCAGAGTTAGGTCGGCAGGCAAAGTCGGCAATAACCTTTCCCCTGTTCGCCGGTTCTGCCGCCAAAGGAAAAGGCGTCGGGCAACTGCTAACCTGCCTGGAGGACTACTTCCCCGTCCACACCTCTGAGGAGTCGAAGGTTAGCGAACTCTCGGGCCTGGTATTTAAGGTAATTAAGAACGCAGCGGACCAAAGACTAGTTTATGTCCGCTTATATTCGGGACAGCTCCGGGTGCGGGACGAGATTCCCGTTTGCGTGGATGGGAACTCCGAAACCTTCAAGCTCAAGCGATTGCTGGCCCTGCAAGCAGGCACAGCTGTTCCCGTAGAAAAAATAACGGCAGGAGATATCGCCATTCTCCCTGGGGCGCCATTAAAAGTCGGTGATATTCTGGGCACGTCTGCCGAAAAAATGAAGCTGACGCGCTTTCCCAAGCCCCCGATACAGGTCAAAGTCTCAACGCCAAATCCTGAGGACGATTCCACCCTTCATCAGGCCTTAAGCGACTTAACTGATGAGGATCCTTTCCTGCAATACTACAGAGACGGTGAATCCAGGGAAAAGACAATTCGCGTGTTTGGCAAAATTCAACAGGAAATCCTAGCAGAAACAATACAACAACAATATGGCCTTGGGGTGTCCTTCTCGCCACCAAAAGTTATCTGCATCGAAAGACCAGTTGCCAGCGGCGAAGCTGTGGCGTTAATTTCAGATTCCGATAATCCTTTCCGCGCCACAATCGGCTTGCGGGTTGAACCCGGCCCAGCGGAATCCGGCCTACAGTATAGATTAGAAGCGGAGTTGGGCTCCCTGCTCCTCTCCTTCCAAAAGGCAATTAAAGATAGCGTCGAGCAAGTGCTGCAGGAGGGTTTATACGGTTGGGCAGTTACTGACATCATCGTAACTTTGACCGACACCGGTTACGACAGCGTGCTCTCTACGGCCAAAGACTTTCGCAGCCTCACACCCCTGGTGCTGATGGAGGCATTGCAAAAAGCCGGCACCTGTGTCTATGAGCCGGTAAATTCCGTTCAGTTGCTTGTCCCTGAAATCAGCCTGAGCAAGGTTGTGTCCAGGTTGGCGGCTCTGGAGGGGACGCTGCTGGGAACGCACTACCAAAATAATGCCGTGCATATCGACGGCACAATCCCTGTGCGGACATCGGAAGCATTAAAAGCAGAGTTCCATTCCTTAACTCGCGGCCAGGGCATGATTTCAATCAAGCCAGGGGGCTACGTTGTTGTCCAAGGCGATTTCCCAGAGAACCAACGGCGCCAAATCAACCCCCTCAACCGCGGCGAATACATGCTCCAGCTCAACAAAGTTGTTCAATAA
- a CDS encoding ABC transporter ATP-binding protein: MISLNNLEKVYQSVEGSLKVIDIPFYEIEEGSQIALVGPSGSGKTTFLNLISGLVNPTKGEVIVDGVRVDKLKETEKDRFRAQTIGYIFQNFNLVNSLSAMENVMLPMMFAGTGSKKQQQARAKELLAEVNLDHRLNHKPASLSKGEQQRVAIARALANSAKIILADEPTGNIDYHTGIKIFTLLKDLCSKENITLVMVTHSEEYKTKLPQIVDIRDINRAITYGEEGTVWES; encoded by the coding sequence ATGATAAGTTTAAATAACCTTGAAAAGGTCTATCAATCAGTTGAAGGTTCACTGAAAGTTATCGATATCCCCTTTTACGAGATTGAGGAGGGCAGCCAGATTGCATTAGTAGGCCCCAGTGGGTCTGGCAAGACTACTTTCCTCAACCTGATTTCAGGACTGGTAAATCCAACAAAGGGTGAAGTCATCGTTGATGGCGTGCGGGTGGATAAACTGAAGGAGACTGAAAAGGACCGGTTCCGCGCACAAACAATCGGCTACATTTTCCAGAACTTTAATTTGGTCAACAGCCTGTCAGCTATGGAGAATGTCATGTTGCCAATGATGTTCGCTGGCACAGGCAGCAAAAAACAACAGCAGGCAAGAGCGAAGGAACTGCTTGCAGAAGTTAATCTGGATCATCGTCTCAATCATAAGCCAGCAAGCCTGTCCAAGGGAGAACAGCAACGGGTTGCTATCGCCCGGGCCTTGGCCAATAGCGCCAAGATTATTCTTGCCGATGAGCCAACAGGCAATATTGATTACCACACGGGTATCAAGATTTTTACTCTTTTAAAAGACCTGTGCAGCAAAGAGAACATCACCTTGGTTATGGTTACTCACAGCGAAGAATACAAGACCAAGCTCCCGCAAATTGTTGACATCCGGGACATAAATAGGGCAATTACCTACGGTGAGGAGGGGACAGTATGGGAGTCCTAA